In one Lycium barbarum isolate Lr01 chromosome 7, ASM1917538v2, whole genome shotgun sequence genomic region, the following are encoded:
- the LOC132602385 gene encoding profilin-1 yields MSWQTYVDDHLMCDIENTGGHLSSAAILGFDGSVWAQSPNFPKFKPEEITNIMKDFEEPGHLAPTGLFLAGTKYMVIQGEPGAVIRGKKGSGGITIKKTNQSLIFGIYEEPVTPGQCNMVVEKIGDYLLDQGY; encoded by the exons atGTCGTGGCAAACCTATGTGGATGATCACTTGATGTGTGACATTGAAAATACAGGTGGCCATCTCTCTTCTGCAGCTATCCTTGGCTTTGATGGCAGTGTCTGGGCTCAGAGTCCCAATTTCCCTAAG TTTAAACCAGAGGAGATCACTAATATCATGAAAGATTTTGAAGAACCTGGACATCTAGCTCCAACTGGTCTATTCCTTGCTGGCACAAAATACATGGTCATCCAAGGTGAACCTGGTGCTGTGATCCGTGGGAAAAAG gGATCTGGTGGCATAACCATCAAGAAGACTAACCAGTCTCTGATTTTTGGTATCTATGAGGAACCAGTGACTCCAGGACAGTGCAACATGGTGGTTGAGAAAATTGGTGACTACCTTCTTGACCAGGGCTACTAA